The proteins below come from a single Necator americanus strain Aroian chromosome V, whole genome shotgun sequence genomic window:
- a CDS encoding hypothetical protein (NECATOR_CHRV.G17618.T2): MCPLRIDTGYNRAQEFCTYRRRIIGSKRHEALGAAAYAAALEVGRWRWRLRSSVMSDDEMNEKLSDIKLDPGKKLTKRELKRLAKRADYEKEILAMGGTVDGVNASQIEGEEGEKGIGSGAQLGGQFTVSQTSQSHTQKVQAENSMDIKVENFDIGAQGKLLFNKATLSIVYGRRYGLVGPNGMGKTTLLKHIGSRRLKGIPSNIDILYCEQEIAVDSTSAIDTVVKSDKKRLALLEEQEKLVKQLEDGDNNVVERMKEVADELRDMKADAAEPRARRILAGLGFSKEMQEKAVEDFSGGWRMRISLARALFLEPSLLMLDEPTNHLDLNAVIWLDNYLQSWKKSLLIVSHDQGFLDNVCTDIIHLQDQKLNYYKGNYSLFKKMYEQKMKEHLKAYENQQKQMQALKKGGKSAKQAEEEMKKNMQNKQNKQTKGKKGSASMGDEGDAPPPELIQRIKEYQVKFKFPDTDKLAPPILGLHNVTFGYGNNILFKDLDFGVDMDSRIAIVGANGVGKSTLLKLLTGRIQPTEGELTKHRQVKIGWFDQHANEALNGEQTPIEYLGTKFNIDYQLARKNLGSVGLAGHAHTVKIKDLSGGQKSRVALAELALGEPDMLILDEPTNNLDIESIDALATAIEDFGGGVVMVTHDERLVRATECTLWIVEDQGIAEIDGDFDTYKKEVLEALGETLNR, translated from the exons ATGTGTCCACTGAGGATCGACACAGGATACAATAGAGCCCAAGAGTTTTGTACATATAGGAGAAgaataatcgggtcaaaacgacatgaagcacttggtgcagctgcgtacgcggctgcgctcgaagtgggacggtggagatggcggttgcgatccag TGTCATGTCAGACGATGAGATGAACGAGAAGCTTTCCGATATCAAACTCGATCCAGGGAAGAAACTAACGAAAAG agaGCTAAAGAGACTAGCTAAACGAGCAGACTATGAGAAGGAAATTCTAGCTATGGGAGGAACTGTTGATGGTGTAAATGCTAGCCAAATAGAAGGCGAAGAGG GGGAGAAAGGTATTGGATCTGGAGCTCAGCTTGGAGGACAATTCACAGTTTCTCAAACCTCTCAAAGTCATACCCAGAAAGTACAAGCTGAAAATAGTATGGATATCAAA gttgaaaattttgatattGGCGCTCAAGGGAAGCTACTATTCAACAAAGCCACTCTTTCGATCGTCTACGGTAGGAGATACGGGCTTGTCGGACCAAACGG GATGGGAAAGACTACATTGTTGAAGCACATCGGATCACGGCGATTAAAAGGAATTCCGTCTAATATCGATATTTTATACTGTGAACAAG AAATCGCCGTGGATAGTACATCTGCCATTGACACAGTCGTTAAGTCAGATAAGAAAAGGCTTGCTCTCCtcgaagaacaagaaaaactcGTAAAACAACTTGAAGATGGAGATAATAATGTTGTTGAGCGAATGAAAGAAGTTGCTGATGAATTACGAGATATGAAAGCAGACGCAGCTGAGCCTCGAGCACGTAGGATACTTGCGGGTCTAGGTTTCTCTAAAGAAATGCAGGAGAAAGCTGTTGAG gatttttctggTGGATGGCGTATGAGAATCTCATTGGCTCGTGCTTTATTCCTCGAACCTTCTTTGCTTATGCTTGACGAACCAACTAACCATCTTGATTTAAACGCTGTCATCTGGCTCGACAA cTACCTGCAGTCTTGGAAAAAATCATTGTTGATCGTATCTCATGACCAAGGCTTTTTAGACAATGTATGCACAGATATAATTCATCTTCAGGATCAGAAGTTGAATTACTATAAGGGGAATTACA GTCTTTTCAAGAAGATGTATGAACAAAAGATGAAGGAACATTTGAAGGCATACGAGAATCAACAGAAACAAATGCAGGCATTGAAGAAAGGAGGGAAAAGTGCGAAACAAGCAGAAgaagagatgaagaaaaatatgcaaaacaagcaaaataaacaaacgaaGGGCAAGAAAGGCTCCGCTTCGATGGGTGATGAAG GAGATGCTCCACCTCCTGAATTGATACAAAGAATCAAAGAATATCAGGTCAAGTTCAAGTTCCCAGATACCGATAAATTGGCGCCGCCAATTCTAGGATTGCACA atgttacGTTTGGCTATGGAAATAACATTCTCTTCAAAGATTTGGACTTCGGTGTTGATATGGACTCTCGTATTGCTATAGTTGGGGCAAACGGAGTTGGAAAATCGACATTGCTAAAATTACTAACTGGGAGGATACAGCCT acGGAAGGGGAGCTTACAAAACATCGACAAGTAAAAATAGGATGGTTTGATCAACACGCAAACGAAGCTTTGAACGGTGAACAAACTCCCATAGAATATCTAGGGACAAAATTCAATATTGATTATCAG CTTGCACGAAAGAATCTTGGCTCAGTTGGATTGGCTGGACATGCACACACGGTTAAGATAAAGGATCTATCTGGTGGACAAAAGTCCCGTGTTGCACTCGCTGAATTGGCCTTAGGAGAACCGGATATGTTGATACTT GATGAACCAACGAACAACTTGGACATCGAATCAATTGATGCACTAGCTACGGCTATCGAGGACTTTGGTGGAGGAGTTGTTATGGTTACTCACGACGAGCGGTTAGTACGGGCCACAGAATGCACATTATGGATAGTTGAGGATCAG GGTATCGCTGAGATTGATGGAGACTTTGATACGTACAAGAAGGAAGTTCTAGAAGCTCTTGGTGAAACACTTAATCGTTGA
- a CDS encoding hypothetical protein (NECATOR_CHRV.G17617.T2), giving the protein MRCNPSVAALQITIISILIVQGTSVNCHLPRDKGYSCEKPERVGFYYDTRLGVCQPMMFRGCGGNENRFDTAEKCKEQCKGSKGKGNTTNSAQQGSIVQECKLLTDAKLPDMAKSCDNGCEVGYACNENNKCCPMKDYICSLPASSGSETTTTKHYGRYVYQSGLSNCIRFSYFGIGGNFNNFKTYNDCKNFCMKKPK; this is encoded by the exons ATGAGGTGCAATCCGAGCGTAGCAGCATTACAGATTACCATCATATCCATCCTCATAGTACAAG GTACTAGTGTCAACTGTCATTTGCCACGCGATAAAGGTTATTCCTGTGAAAAGCCTGAACGAGTAGGCTTCTACTACGATACGCGACTAG GGGTCTGTCAACCGATGATGTTTCGTGGTTGCGGCGGTAACGAGAACCGATTTGACACAGCAGAAAAGTGCAAAGAACAATGTAAAGGAAGTAAAGGTAAAGGAAATACGACCAATTCAGCGCAGCAAGGATCAATAG TACAAGAATGCAAACTTCTAACGGACGCAAAGTTACCAGACATGGCCAAAAGCTGTGATAACGGATGCGAAGTGGGTTACGCTTGCAATGAGAACAACAAATGTTGTCCAATGAAAG ACTACATCTGCTCACTACCAGCGTCATCGGGttcagaaacaacaacaacgaaacaCTATGGACGTTACGTTTACCAAAGTGGACTATCGAATTGTATACGATTTAGCTATTTTGGTATTGGAGGGAACTTTAATAATTTCAAGACTTATAACGACTGCAAgaatttttgcatgaaaaaacctaaataa
- a CDS encoding hypothetical protein (NECATOR_CHRV.G17618.T1), with product MSDDEMNEKLSDIKLDPGKKLTKRELKRLAKRADYEKEILAMGGTVDGVNASQIEGEEGEKGIGSGAQLGGQFTVSQTSQSHTQKVQAENSMDIKVENFDIGAQGKLLFNKATLSIVYGRRYGLVGPNGMGKTTLLKHIGSRRLKGIPSNIDILYCEQEIAVDSTSAIDTVVKSDKKRLALLEEQEKLVKQLEDGDNNVVERMKEVADELRDMKADAAEPRARRILAGLGFSKEMQEKAVEDFSGGWRMRISLARALFLEPSLLMLDEPTNHLDLNAVIWLDNYLQSWKKSLLIVSHDQGFLDNVCTDIIHLQDQKLNYYKGNYSLFKKMYEQKMKEHLKAYENQQKQMQALKKGGKSAKQAEEEMKKNMQNKQNKQTKGKKGSASMGDEGDAPPPELIQRIKEYQVKFKFPDTDKLAPPILGLHNVTFGYGNNILFKDLDFGVDMDSRIAIVGANGVGKSTLLKLLTGRIQPTEGELTKHRQVKIGWFDQHANEALNGEQTPIEYLGTKFNIDYQLARKNLGSVGLAGHAHTVKIKDLSGGQKSRVALAELALGEPDMLILDEPTNNLDIESIDALATAIEDFGGGVVMVTHDERLVRATECTLWIVEDQGIAEIDGDFDTYKKEVLEALGETLNR from the exons ATGTCAGACGATGAGATGAACGAGAAGCTTTCCGATATCAAACTCGATCCAGGGAAGAAACTAACGAAAAG agaGCTAAAGAGACTAGCTAAACGAGCAGACTATGAGAAGGAAATTCTAGCTATGGGAGGAACTGTTGATGGTGTAAATGCTAGCCAAATAGAAGGCGAAGAGG GGGAGAAAGGTATTGGATCTGGAGCTCAGCTTGGAGGACAATTCACAGTTTCTCAAACCTCTCAAAGTCATACCCAGAAAGTACAAGCTGAAAATAGTATGGATATCAAA gttgaaaattttgatattGGCGCTCAAGGGAAGCTACTATTCAACAAAGCCACTCTTTCGATCGTCTACGGTAGGAGATACGGGCTTGTCGGACCAAACGG GATGGGAAAGACTACATTGTTGAAGCACATCGGATCACGGCGATTAAAAGGAATTCCGTCTAATATCGATATTTTATACTGTGAACAAG AAATCGCCGTGGATAGTACATCTGCCATTGACACAGTCGTTAAGTCAGATAAGAAAAGGCTTGCTCTCCtcgaagaacaagaaaaactcGTAAAACAACTTGAAGATGGAGATAATAATGTTGTTGAGCGAATGAAAGAAGTTGCTGATGAATTACGAGATATGAAAGCAGACGCAGCTGAGCCTCGAGCACGTAGGATACTTGCGGGTCTAGGTTTCTCTAAAGAAATGCAGGAGAAAGCTGTTGAG gatttttctggTGGATGGCGTATGAGAATCTCATTGGCTCGTGCTTTATTCCTCGAACCTTCTTTGCTTATGCTTGACGAACCAACTAACCATCTTGATTTAAACGCTGTCATCTGGCTCGACAA cTACCTGCAGTCTTGGAAAAAATCATTGTTGATCGTATCTCATGACCAAGGCTTTTTAGACAATGTATGCACAGATATAATTCATCTTCAGGATCAGAAGTTGAATTACTATAAGGGGAATTACA GTCTTTTCAAGAAGATGTATGAACAAAAGATGAAGGAACATTTGAAGGCATACGAGAATCAACAGAAACAAATGCAGGCATTGAAGAAAGGAGGGAAAAGTGCGAAACAAGCAGAAgaagagatgaagaaaaatatgcaaaacaagcaaaataaacaaacgaaGGGCAAGAAAGGCTCCGCTTCGATGGGTGATGAAG GAGATGCTCCACCTCCTGAATTGATACAAAGAATCAAAGAATATCAGGTCAAGTTCAAGTTCCCAGATACCGATAAATTGGCGCCGCCAATTCTAGGATTGCACA atgttacGTTTGGCTATGGAAATAACATTCTCTTCAAAGATTTGGACTTCGGTGTTGATATGGACTCTCGTATTGCTATAGTTGGGGCAAACGGAGTTGGAAAATCGACATTGCTAAAATTACTAACTGGGAGGATACAGCCT acGGAAGGGGAGCTTACAAAACATCGACAAGTAAAAATAGGATGGTTTGATCAACACGCAAACGAAGCTTTGAACGGTGAACAAACTCCCATAGAATATCTAGGGACAAAATTCAATATTGATTATCAG CTTGCACGAAAGAATCTTGGCTCAGTTGGATTGGCTGGACATGCACACACGGTTAAGATAAAGGATCTATCTGGTGGACAAAAGTCCCGTGTTGCACTCGCTGAATTGGCCTTAGGAGAACCGGATATGTTGATACTT GATGAACCAACGAACAACTTGGACATCGAATCAATTGATGCACTAGCTACGGCTATCGAGGACTTTGGTGGAGGAGTTGTTATGGTTACTCACGACGAGCGGTTAGTACGGGCCACAGAATGCACATTATGGATAGTTGAGGATCAG GGTATCGCTGAGATTGATGGAGACTTTGATACGTACAAGAAGGAAGTTCTAGAAGCTCTTGGTGAAACACTTAATCGTTGA